A window of the Anoplolepis gracilipes chromosome 11, ASM4749672v1, whole genome shotgun sequence genome harbors these coding sequences:
- the Gaba-b-r2 gene encoding gamma-aminobutyric acid type B receptor subunit 2 isoform X2: MKAFFDMMHNGPHKVILFGGACTQVTDPIAKASKHWRLTQLSYADTHPMFTTNSFPNFFRVVPSENALNAPRVALLVHFNWTRVGTIYQNEPRYALVHNRLVADLDKSKMELVETLSFATEVRTALGKLKEKDVRILLGNFNEAWARRIFCEAYKFGLYGRKYQWVIIGTYTREWWLRPDGGCDPAELSEALHGVILTDLLPLTTEEQHTTSGITPDQYQDEYDSRRGSEYSRFHGYTYDGIWTVALAVKHVARRIRHFHRNQTISDFRYRDVLWEKLFLDALRNTSFDGVTGPVRFYDNERKAYILLKQFQNGHEVNVGEYDSITGILNLTRRDAPLWNGRSPPKDRTVRIIKHSTVDITLYAVLASAASVGIVLASIFLAINIRYRNQRYIKMSSPHLNNLIIVGCMLTYSSVIFLGLDSQLSSVEAFPYICTARAWLLMAGFSLAFGSMFSKTWRVHSIFTDVKLNKKVIKDYQLFMVVGILLAVDLTIMTTWQIADPFYRAIKQMQPYHHPSSEDIIIIPENEYCQSNQMNIYLFCIYAYKGLLMIFGAFLAWETRHVSIPALNDSKYVGMSVYNVVIMCVTGAAISFVLTDKQDAMFIMLAVFIIFCSTATLCLVFIPKVIELRRNPQGAINKRTRATLRPMLKIRRDSTVSEIDERLKEAKLANKKFRKQLLQKDSELQGFLRRMGEETVSETQETVDTLPVPKPEEAVKREGPSITTETTDVSMSICSLNSSTVSQPEGDYVNVDQVTKKRASITKATSITIDNERVAMTAQIEESSSPGVETTMDAFPPPFPLPSTTMTIAMTTTTMTTTTTATALTTTHSRHTCGADASRRKSASEEAGRVSEHMSQMRNRGQEPLPNDAATTTRFVPPVVEESDSVILEETEIARHVCRVRRRSKDERRAKLSTPPPTKNVSFGELHEQSYIEQVIMPFPLTQYVPNHRHTEKYEESMSTIIQRSMSERSREKCLRLHISGGHPIVECSHRVARRMCRHAGSKLRHQARLEYVQSTPNVATMHNGKHVAANSRGGPGDVNGDSTVNVSKMYSAVSDGELLDLTILPIFQKLLTERHKSTARRGYRSNIASCPNISIKCDIVEYL; this comes from the exons ATGAAAGCCTTTTTCGACATGATGCACAACGGACCGCACAAGGTGATACTCTTCGGCGGTGCTTGCACACAAGTCACGGACCCGATAGCGAAAGCTTCGAAACACTGGCGCCTTACGCAG CTCAGCTATGCAGACACCCATCCTATGTTCACGACCAACAGCTTCCCCAATTTCTTCAGGGTCGTGCCGTCCGAAAACGCCCTGAATGCACCGCGAGTGGCGTTGCTGGTGCATTTCAATTGGACGCGGGTCGGCACGATTTATCAGAACGAGCCCAGATACGCATTG GTGCACAATCGGCTGGTGGCCGATCTCGACAAGAGTAAGATGGAGCTCGTGGAGACGCTGAGTTTCGCTACGGAGGTGAGGACGGCGCTGGGAAAgttgaaagagaaagacgTGAGGATTCTGCTGGGTAACTTTAACGAGGCATGGGCCAGACGGATATTCTGCGAGGCCTACAAATTCGGTCTCTACGGCAGGAAGTATCAGTGGGTCATCATCGGGACTTACACCAGGGAGTGGTGGCTGCGCCCGGACGGCGGATGCGATCCCGCCGAGTTGTCCGAGGCGCTCCACGGTGTCATCCTGACGGATCTGTTGCCGCTGACGACCGAGGAGCAACACACCACGTCCGGAATC ACCCCGGACCAGTATCAGGACGAGTACGACTCGAGGCGGGGCAGCGAGTACTCCAGGTTTCATGGATACACGTACGATGGTATCTGGACGGTCGCCCTGGCCGTAAAGCATGTCGCGCGCAGGATACGGCACTTCCATCGTAACCAGACTATATCCGACTTTCGGTATAGGGACGTATTATGGGAGAAGCTCTTCCTCGATGCCCTCAGGAATACAAGCTTCGACGGTGTCACG GGCCCGGTTCGTTTCTACGATAACGAAAGGAAAGCGTACATTCTTCTAAAACAATTTCAAA ACGGTCACGAGGTAAACGTAGGCGAATACGATAGCATAACCGGCATTCTGAATCTGACGAGAAGGGACGCGCCGTTGTGGAACGGAAGATCACCCCCGAAAGACCGGACCGTTCGCATCATCAAGCACTCGACCGTGGACATCACGTTATACGCGGTGCTAGCCTCGGCCGCTAGTGTCGGTATCGTCTTGGCATCCATTTTTCTCGCCATCAATATCAGATACAGAAATCAAAG ATACATCAAAATGTCATCGCCCCACCTCAACAATCTCATCATCGTCGGTTGTATGCTGACCTACAGTAGCGTTATCTTTCTCGGACTAGACTCGCAATTATCGAGCGTGGAGGCGTTTCCATACATTTGTACGGCCAGAGCGTGGCTGCTGATGGCCGGTTTCTCCTTGGCCTTTGGCTCCATGTTTTCGAAAACCTGGCGCGTCCACTCCATATTCACCGACGTAAAGCTCAATAAGAAG GTGATAAAAGATTATCAGTTGTTTATGGTGGTCGGGATACTCTTGGCTGTCGATCTCACAATCATGACAACGTGGCAGATAGCCGATCCGTTCTATCGGGCGATCAAGCAGATGCAGCCTTAC CATCATCCCTCCAGCGaggatataataatcatcCCGGAGAATGAGTATTGTCAGAGCAatcaaatgaatatttatctgttttgCATATATGCATACAAAGGCCTTTTAATG ATATTCGGTGCCTTTCTGGCATGGGAAACGCGACACGTTAGTATACCGGCATTAAATGACAGTAAATATGTGGGAATGAGCGTGTACAACGTTGTTATAATGTGCGTCACTGGCGCGGCTATAAGCTTCGTGCTGACTGACAAACAGGACGCCATGTTCATAATGTTGGCGGTgttcattatattttgtagtACAGCTACTCTTTGTCTGGTTTTTATTCCTAAG GTAATAGAGTTACGCAGAAATCCGCAAGGGGCGATAAATAAGCGGACCAGGGCGACTCTGAGGCCGATGTTGAAAATACGAAGAGACTCGACAGTCAGCGAGATCGACGAGCGTTTGAAGGAGGCAAAGCTGGCGAATAAAAAATTCCGGAAGCAACTGTTGCAAAAGGATTCCGAGCTTCAG GGATTTTTAAGAAGAATGGGTGAAGAAACTGTAAGTGAAACGCAAGAGACGGTCGACACGTTGCCTGTTCCAAAGCCAGAAGAGGCCGTTAAAAGGGAAG GACCATCAATAACCACAGAAACGACTGATGTTTCAATGTCCATATGCAGCTTGAACTCATCAACTGTTTCACAGCCGGAGGGCGATTACGTCAACGTGGATCAAGTAACAAA GAAAAGGGCGTCCATCACGAAAGCCACATCAATCACGATCGACAACGAACGAGTGGCTATGACGGCCCAGATCGAGGAGAGCTCTTCTCCGGGCGTGGAAACAACGATGGACGCGTTCCCGCCGCCGTTTCCCTTGCCGTCAACGACGATGACAATAGCgatgacaacgacgacgatgacgacgacgacgacggcgacggcgctAACAACGACGCATTCCAGACACACGTGCGGCGCGGATGCTTCGAGGCGCAAGAGCGCCTCCGAGGAGGCGGGCAGGGTGAGCGAGCACATGTCACAGATGCGCAACAGGGGTCAAGAACCCTTGCCGAACGACGCCGCGACGACGACGCGCTTCGTGCCGCCGGTCGTCGAGGAGAGTGACTCCGTGATTCTCGAGGAGACCGAGATCGCGAGGCACGTGTGTCGGGTGAGGAGACGGAGCAAGGACGAGCGCAGGGCGAAGCTGTCAACGCCGCCGCCGACCAAGAACGTGTCCTTCGGCGAGCTCCACGAGCAGAGCTACATCGAGCAGGTCATCATGCCGTTCCCGTTGACGCAGTACGTGCCGAATCATCGGCACACcg AAAAGTACGAGGAGTCGATGTCGACGATCATCCAGCGCTCCATGTCGGAGCGCTCGCGGGAAAAGTGTCTGAGGTTGCACATCAGCGGCGGTCACCCCATAGTCGAGTGCTCGCATCGGGTCGCCCGCCGTATGTGTCGGCACGCGGGCTCGAAGCTGCGCCACCAGGCGCGGCTGGAGTACGTGCAGAGCACCCCGAACGTGGCGACCATGCACAACGGCAAGCACGTCGCGGCCAACTCGCGCGGCGGACCCGGCGACGTGAACG GTGATTCGACGGTGAATGTCTCCAAGATGTACAGCGCCGTGTCGGACGGCGAGCTGCTGGATCTGACGATCCTGCCGATCTTTCAAAAGCTCCTCACCGAGCGGCATAAGAGCACTGCCAGGCGGGGCTATCGCTCGAATATAGCTAGTTGCCCGAATATATCCATCAAGTGCGACATCGTCGAATACCTCTAA
- the Gaba-b-r2 gene encoding gamma-aminobutyric acid type B receptor subunit 2 isoform X1, which produces MKVRASRDVVGTDRMKRTDGDEDGDGDGDGEIPVAAATMIGDRSTTSRSLALLAVVVCCSCWLLLIGECAGQKPINLGGSKKRDVYIAGFFPYGNHVPEGHIGRGVMPAVKLAVEHINEHPTILRDYRLHMWWNDTECSAAVGMKAFFDMMHNGPHKVILFGGACTQVTDPIAKASKHWRLTQLSYADTHPMFTTNSFPNFFRVVPSENALNAPRVALLVHFNWTRVGTIYQNEPRYALVHNRLVADLDKSKMELVETLSFATEVRTALGKLKEKDVRILLGNFNEAWARRIFCEAYKFGLYGRKYQWVIIGTYTREWWLRPDGGCDPAELSEALHGVILTDLLPLTTEEQHTTSGITPDQYQDEYDSRRGSEYSRFHGYTYDGIWTVALAVKHVARRIRHFHRNQTISDFRYRDVLWEKLFLDALRNTSFDGVTGPVRFYDNERKAYILLKQFQNGHEVNVGEYDSITGILNLTRRDAPLWNGRSPPKDRTVRIIKHSTVDITLYAVLASAASVGIVLASIFLAINIRYRNQRYIKMSSPHLNNLIIVGCMLTYSSVIFLGLDSQLSSVEAFPYICTARAWLLMAGFSLAFGSMFSKTWRVHSIFTDVKLNKKVIKDYQLFMVVGILLAVDLTIMTTWQIADPFYRAIKQMQPYHHPSSEDIIIIPENEYCQSNQMNIYLFCIYAYKGLLMIFGAFLAWETRHVSIPALNDSKYVGMSVYNVVIMCVTGAAISFVLTDKQDAMFIMLAVFIIFCSTATLCLVFIPKVIELRRNPQGAINKRTRATLRPMLKIRRDSTVSEIDERLKEAKLANKKFRKQLLQKDSELQGFLRRMGEETVSETQETVDTLPVPKPEEAVKREGPSITTETTDVSMSICSLNSSTVSQPEGDYVNVDQVTKKRASITKATSITIDNERVAMTAQIEESSSPGVETTMDAFPPPFPLPSTTMTIAMTTTTMTTTTTATALTTTHSRHTCGADASRRKSASEEAGRVSEHMSQMRNRGQEPLPNDAATTTRFVPPVVEESDSVILEETEIARHVCRVRRRSKDERRAKLSTPPPTKNVSFGELHEQSYIEQVIMPFPLTQYVPNHRHTEKYEESMSTIIQRSMSERSREKCLRLHISGGHPIVECSHRVARRMCRHAGSKLRHQARLEYVQSTPNVATMHNGKHVAANSRGGPGDVNGDSTVNVSKMYSAVSDGELLDLTILPIFQKLLTERHKSTARRGYRSNIASCPNISIKCDIVEYL; this is translated from the exons ATGAAAGTGCGCGCGTCGCGAGATGTCGTCGGGACTGACCGGATGAAGAGGACGGACGGGGACGAGGACGGGGACGGAGACGGAGACGGGGAAATCCCTGTGGCAGCGGCGACGATGATCGGCGACAGGTCGACGACGAGTCGCTCGTTGGCGCTGTTGGCCGTGGTTGTCTGCTGTTCCTGCTGGCTCCTGTTGATCGGCGAGTGCGCCGGCCAGAAGCCGATCAATCTCGGCGGCAGCAAGAAGCGCGACGTCTACATCGCTGGCTTCTTCCCCTATGGTAACCACGTGCCAGAGGGTCACATCGGGCGCGGCGTCATGCCCGCGGTAAAGCTCGCCGTGGAGCACATCAACGAACACCCGACAATACTCAGGGACTATCGGCTGCACATGTGGTGGAACGACACGGAG TGTAGCGCCGCAGTCGGGATGAAAGCCTTTTTCGACATGATGCACAACGGACCGCACAAGGTGATACTCTTCGGCGGTGCTTGCACACAAGTCACGGACCCGATAGCGAAAGCTTCGAAACACTGGCGCCTTACGCAG CTCAGCTATGCAGACACCCATCCTATGTTCACGACCAACAGCTTCCCCAATTTCTTCAGGGTCGTGCCGTCCGAAAACGCCCTGAATGCACCGCGAGTGGCGTTGCTGGTGCATTTCAATTGGACGCGGGTCGGCACGATTTATCAGAACGAGCCCAGATACGCATTG GTGCACAATCGGCTGGTGGCCGATCTCGACAAGAGTAAGATGGAGCTCGTGGAGACGCTGAGTTTCGCTACGGAGGTGAGGACGGCGCTGGGAAAgttgaaagagaaagacgTGAGGATTCTGCTGGGTAACTTTAACGAGGCATGGGCCAGACGGATATTCTGCGAGGCCTACAAATTCGGTCTCTACGGCAGGAAGTATCAGTGGGTCATCATCGGGACTTACACCAGGGAGTGGTGGCTGCGCCCGGACGGCGGATGCGATCCCGCCGAGTTGTCCGAGGCGCTCCACGGTGTCATCCTGACGGATCTGTTGCCGCTGACGACCGAGGAGCAACACACCACGTCCGGAATC ACCCCGGACCAGTATCAGGACGAGTACGACTCGAGGCGGGGCAGCGAGTACTCCAGGTTTCATGGATACACGTACGATGGTATCTGGACGGTCGCCCTGGCCGTAAAGCATGTCGCGCGCAGGATACGGCACTTCCATCGTAACCAGACTATATCCGACTTTCGGTATAGGGACGTATTATGGGAGAAGCTCTTCCTCGATGCCCTCAGGAATACAAGCTTCGACGGTGTCACG GGCCCGGTTCGTTTCTACGATAACGAAAGGAAAGCGTACATTCTTCTAAAACAATTTCAAA ACGGTCACGAGGTAAACGTAGGCGAATACGATAGCATAACCGGCATTCTGAATCTGACGAGAAGGGACGCGCCGTTGTGGAACGGAAGATCACCCCCGAAAGACCGGACCGTTCGCATCATCAAGCACTCGACCGTGGACATCACGTTATACGCGGTGCTAGCCTCGGCCGCTAGTGTCGGTATCGTCTTGGCATCCATTTTTCTCGCCATCAATATCAGATACAGAAATCAAAG ATACATCAAAATGTCATCGCCCCACCTCAACAATCTCATCATCGTCGGTTGTATGCTGACCTACAGTAGCGTTATCTTTCTCGGACTAGACTCGCAATTATCGAGCGTGGAGGCGTTTCCATACATTTGTACGGCCAGAGCGTGGCTGCTGATGGCCGGTTTCTCCTTGGCCTTTGGCTCCATGTTTTCGAAAACCTGGCGCGTCCACTCCATATTCACCGACGTAAAGCTCAATAAGAAG GTGATAAAAGATTATCAGTTGTTTATGGTGGTCGGGATACTCTTGGCTGTCGATCTCACAATCATGACAACGTGGCAGATAGCCGATCCGTTCTATCGGGCGATCAAGCAGATGCAGCCTTAC CATCATCCCTCCAGCGaggatataataatcatcCCGGAGAATGAGTATTGTCAGAGCAatcaaatgaatatttatctgttttgCATATATGCATACAAAGGCCTTTTAATG ATATTCGGTGCCTTTCTGGCATGGGAAACGCGACACGTTAGTATACCGGCATTAAATGACAGTAAATATGTGGGAATGAGCGTGTACAACGTTGTTATAATGTGCGTCACTGGCGCGGCTATAAGCTTCGTGCTGACTGACAAACAGGACGCCATGTTCATAATGTTGGCGGTgttcattatattttgtagtACAGCTACTCTTTGTCTGGTTTTTATTCCTAAG GTAATAGAGTTACGCAGAAATCCGCAAGGGGCGATAAATAAGCGGACCAGGGCGACTCTGAGGCCGATGTTGAAAATACGAAGAGACTCGACAGTCAGCGAGATCGACGAGCGTTTGAAGGAGGCAAAGCTGGCGAATAAAAAATTCCGGAAGCAACTGTTGCAAAAGGATTCCGAGCTTCAG GGATTTTTAAGAAGAATGGGTGAAGAAACTGTAAGTGAAACGCAAGAGACGGTCGACACGTTGCCTGTTCCAAAGCCAGAAGAGGCCGTTAAAAGGGAAG GACCATCAATAACCACAGAAACGACTGATGTTTCAATGTCCATATGCAGCTTGAACTCATCAACTGTTTCACAGCCGGAGGGCGATTACGTCAACGTGGATCAAGTAACAAA GAAAAGGGCGTCCATCACGAAAGCCACATCAATCACGATCGACAACGAACGAGTGGCTATGACGGCCCAGATCGAGGAGAGCTCTTCTCCGGGCGTGGAAACAACGATGGACGCGTTCCCGCCGCCGTTTCCCTTGCCGTCAACGACGATGACAATAGCgatgacaacgacgacgatgacgacgacgacgacggcgacggcgctAACAACGACGCATTCCAGACACACGTGCGGCGCGGATGCTTCGAGGCGCAAGAGCGCCTCCGAGGAGGCGGGCAGGGTGAGCGAGCACATGTCACAGATGCGCAACAGGGGTCAAGAACCCTTGCCGAACGACGCCGCGACGACGACGCGCTTCGTGCCGCCGGTCGTCGAGGAGAGTGACTCCGTGATTCTCGAGGAGACCGAGATCGCGAGGCACGTGTGTCGGGTGAGGAGACGGAGCAAGGACGAGCGCAGGGCGAAGCTGTCAACGCCGCCGCCGACCAAGAACGTGTCCTTCGGCGAGCTCCACGAGCAGAGCTACATCGAGCAGGTCATCATGCCGTTCCCGTTGACGCAGTACGTGCCGAATCATCGGCACACcg AAAAGTACGAGGAGTCGATGTCGACGATCATCCAGCGCTCCATGTCGGAGCGCTCGCGGGAAAAGTGTCTGAGGTTGCACATCAGCGGCGGTCACCCCATAGTCGAGTGCTCGCATCGGGTCGCCCGCCGTATGTGTCGGCACGCGGGCTCGAAGCTGCGCCACCAGGCGCGGCTGGAGTACGTGCAGAGCACCCCGAACGTGGCGACCATGCACAACGGCAAGCACGTCGCGGCCAACTCGCGCGGCGGACCCGGCGACGTGAACG GTGATTCGACGGTGAATGTCTCCAAGATGTACAGCGCCGTGTCGGACGGCGAGCTGCTGGATCTGACGATCCTGCCGATCTTTCAAAAGCTCCTCACCGAGCGGCATAAGAGCACTGCCAGGCGGGGCTATCGCTCGAATATAGCTAGTTGCCCGAATATATCCATCAAGTGCGACATCGTCGAATACCTCTAA
- the LOC140671406 gene encoding tRNA pseudouridine(38/39) synthase, which translates to MAKVVKRANIKKCTREQLQQFDKSELIDKILQLEAHNEQLKALITKTDSKSEKKDIPDRVRKSFDFSQCPKRHILLKFYYLGWDYHGFTVQEDNNDTIEHHLFTALLKSCCIQSRESANYHRCGRTDKGVSSFSQVISLDIRSRLKPENQDNLSEELPYCKILNRLLPTNIRCIAWCPVSSNFSARFDCKYRTYKYFFPKSNLDIDAMDKSIKYAIGDHDFRNICKMDVANGVINFKRTVIDAKVSMSNQNMKKITGYNMCELEITSQAFLWHQIRCLMGILLLVGQKKEEPEIILKLLNIETCPQKPQYNMAHEVPLNLWYCDYENVEWFIDKNELINTIKTLQQDWTLNTIKSTMIKNMLTKLENLANCASTDFQSDCLLLGVRSKVYQPLMKREMCESLENKIKHYEKKRRFEVTHSNVT; encoded by the exons atggCAAAAGTTGTAAAGCGTGCTAACATAAAGAAATGCACGAGAGAACAGTTGCAACAGTTTGACAAGTCG gaattaatcgataaaatattacagttaGAAGCTCACAATGAGCAACTCAAAGCATTAATCACAAAAACAGATTCTAAAtcagaaaagaaagatataccCGATAGAGTAAGAAAATCATTTGATTTCTCACA ATGTCCTAAGAGGcacattcttttaaaattttattatcttggtTGGGACTATCATGGTTTCACTGTACAAGAAGATAATAATGACACTATTGAGCATCATTTGTTCACAGCTTTGTTAAAAAGTTGTTGTATACAATCTCGCGAGAGTGCCAACTACCACCGATGTGGACGAACCGATAAAGGTGTTAGCTCATTTTCTCAAGTGATTTCATTAGACATTCGCAGTAGATTGAAACCAGAAAATCAAGATAATTTGTCAGAGGAATTGCcctattgtaaaatattaaacagatTATTACCAACAAATATAAGATGTATAGCATGGTGTCCAGTCTCGTCAAATTTTTCTGCAAGATTTGATTGCAAATATaggacatataaatatttttttccaaaaagcaATTTAGATATAGATGCCATGgacaaatctattaaatatgcTATAGGAGATCATGACTTTCGTAACATTTGTAAAATGGATGTAGCCAATGGTGTAATTAACTTCAAGAGAACTGTAATTGATGCAAAAGTCTCTATGAGcaatcaaaatatgaaaaaaattacag gcTATAATATGTGTGAATTAGAAATCACAAGTCAAGCCTTTCTCTGGCATCAAATACGTTGCTTAATGGGCATCCTGTTACTGGTtggacaaaaaaaagaagagcctgaaataattttaaagcttttaaatattgaaacttGTCCACAGAAGCCGCAGTATAATATGGCTCATGAAGTACCATTAAATCTTTGGTATTGCGATTATGAAAATGTAGAATggtttattgataaaaatgagTTAATAAATACTATCAAGACATTACAACAAGATTGGACTCTCAATactataaa atctacaatgattaaaaatatgttaacaaAGTTGGAAAATTTGGCCAATTGTGCAAGTACAGATTTTCAAAGTGATTGCCTCCTTCTTGGAGTACGATCAAAAGTGTATCAGCCACTaatgaaaagagaaatgtGTG agagtttggaaaataaaattaagcattatgagaaaaaaagaagattcgAGGTCACACATTCGAATGTTACATAG